In the Oscillospiraceae bacterium genome, one interval contains:
- a CDS encoding DUF512 domain-containing protein, translated as MRFLKSCRNEKSHAANRTEELVMYYVDGVKENSLAKKAGILPGDVITHINGEEVTDGLMYGFLTCNECVKITLVRNQEIKKITIENDFEDLGILNDRPFIENPKSCRNKCIFCFIDQLPKGMRKPLYFKDDDSRLSFLTGNYVTLTNMKEEEIENIVRMRLSPVNISVHTTNDELRIKMLHNKHAGGILEKIHYLVENGITVNAQIVLCKGWNDGEELTKSLTDLYEAEVNSVSVVPIGLTQFRDGLTQIEPFTKEDCREVIKQIHKISSRAYREIGTRFVYPADEFFVKGEIALPPAAYYDDFPQIENGVGLLSSFVKEFNLSFANRKPKPVRKKVVATSEAAYPTLSKLVERFDKKFDTKTEVVPIKNKFFGNKITVAGLMTATDIIEQLKSKKMEFLVLPSAILRAEGDLTLDDKTISDIEKALSCEVILNENDGKCFLDALCM; from the coding sequence ATGAGATTTTTAAAATCTTGTCGGAACGAGAAAAGTCATGCAGCAAACAGAACAGAGGAACTTGTTATGTATTACGTAGATGGCGTAAAAGAGAATAGTTTGGCTAAAAAAGCAGGCATCCTGCCCGGTGATGTGATTACCCATATCAACGGTGAAGAGGTGACCGACGGCCTCATGTACGGTTTTTTAACCTGCAACGAATGTGTCAAAATCACATTGGTGAGAAATCAGGAAATCAAAAAAATCACCATTGAAAATGATTTTGAGGATTTGGGTATCCTAAACGACAGACCATTTATTGAAAATCCTAAAAGTTGCCGGAACAAATGTATTTTCTGTTTTATTGACCAGCTTCCCAAAGGAATGAGAAAACCTCTGTATTTTAAAGATGACGATTCCCGTCTTTCCTTCTTAACAGGCAACTATGTCACCTTAACCAATATGAAAGAAGAAGAAATCGAAAATATCGTCAGAATGCGACTTTCTCCCGTGAATATTTCGGTGCATACCACCAATGATGAACTTCGCATCAAAATGCTGCACAACAAACACGCAGGCGGCATTTTAGAAAAAATACATTATCTCGTTGAAAACGGCATCACGGTCAATGCACAGATTGTGCTTTGCAAGGGTTGGAATGATGGTGAGGAATTAACCAAGTCCTTAACTGATTTATATGAAGCCGAAGTGAACAGCGTGTCTGTGGTGCCCATCGGACTCACACAGTTCCGTGATGGGTTAACACAGATTGAACCCTTTACCAAAGAAGATTGCCGTGAAGTAATCAAGCAGATTCACAAGATTTCAAGCCGTGCTTATCGGGAAATCGGTACCCGTTTTGTATATCCCGCAGACGAATTTTTTGTAAAAGGAGAAATTGCTCTTCCCCCTGCGGCATACTATGATGATTTTCCACAGATTGAAAACGGCGTTGGTTTGTTATCTTCTTTTGTGAAAGAATTTAATTTATCCTTTGCTAACCGAAAACCAAAGCCTGTCCGCAAAAAGGTAGTTGCCACTTCCGAAGCGGCATATCCCACTCTTTCTAAGTTAGTGGAACGCTTTGATAAAAAGTTTGATACCAAAACCGAAGTAGTTCCGATAAAAAATAAATTCTTTGGTAATAAAATCACAGTGGCAGGTCTAATGACCGCAACTGATATCATCGAACAGCTAAAATCAAAAAAAATGGAATTTTTGGTGCTTCCCTCTGCCATCTTAAGAGCAGAAGGAGACCTGACTTTAGACGACAAAACCATTTCCGATATTGAGAAAGCACTTTCCTGCGAAGTGATTTTAAATGAAAATGACGGCAAGTGTTTCTTAGATGCACTTTGTATGTAA
- a CDS encoding 50S ribosomal protein L32 — MAVPKRKVSHARKNKRRANWKLSAPGLVKCPNCQELTLPHRVCKSCGFYKGVEVIKMD, encoded by the coding sequence ATGGCTGTACCAAAGAGAAAGGTTTCTCATGCGAGAAAAAACAAAAGAAGAGCAAACTGGAAATTAAGCGCTCCGGGTCTTGTAAAATGCCCTAACTGTCAGGAACTGACACTGCCGCACAGAGTATGTAAATCTTGCGGTTTCTACAAAGGTGTAGAAGTAATCAAAATGGATTAA
- a CDS encoding DUF177 domain-containing protein, whose protein sequence is MEQNELLIDLTSIVKSEGMEINVNKEYPIEVFSEFSDMPSLQTPVTLTGTITNHAGNLFLKGDLSFRATFLCDRCLESFEKDFVIPMEDTIAREDSGLEADEFIPYQHNMVLLTEAIYKCIFAVTLDQQLCRKDCKGLCPVCGCNRNETTCNCDDTEIDPRLLKLKELLK, encoded by the coding sequence ATGGAACAAAACGAACTGTTAATTGATTTAACCTCTATTGTGAAGTCCGAAGGAATGGAAATCAACGTAAATAAGGAATATCCCATTGAGGTGTTTTCCGAATTCAGCGATATGCCGTCCTTACAAACACCAGTTACGTTAACGGGCACAATCACAAATCACGCAGGCAACTTGTTTTTAAAAGGAGATTTGTCCTTTCGGGCAACCTTCCTTTGTGACCGTTGCTTAGAATCTTTTGAAAAAGATTTCGTCATTCCGATGGAAGATACCATAGCTCGGGAAGACTCAGGGCTGGAAGCCGATGAATTTATCCCCTATCAACATAATATGGTGCTACTGACTGAAGCAATTTACAAATGCATTTTTGCCGTAACCTTGGACCAACAGCTTTGTAGAAAAGATTGCAAAGGTCTTTGCCCCGTTTGCGGATGCAACCGCAACGAAACAACCTGTAACTGTGATGACACGGAAATTGATCCCAGATTACTGAAATTAAAGGAATTATTAAAGTAA
- a CDS encoding acetate kinase: protein MKILVINAGSSSLKYQLINMEDQSVMAKGLCERIGIDGRLTHSKGDQKFQKDLTLKDHGDAIQAVLDSLTDKEMGVIASMDEINAVGHRVVHGGEAFSGSAVITEAVMNALNECIELAPLHNPPNITGIEACAKIMPNVPQVGVFDTAFHQTMPKKAYLYALPYKFYEQYKIRRYGFHGTSHKYVSMKAAEILGKPAEELKIVTCHLGNGSSISAVDGGKSVDTSMGFTPLAGILMGTRSGDIDPAIVEFIANKENLTASEVISILNKESGVTGVSGVSSDFRDLSAASAEGNERATAALDMFAYGVQKYIGTYAAAMGGIDAVVFTAGIGENDATLREQITENLGFMGIKINKDKNAVRGTVDISADDATVKTLVIPTNEELMIALETEKLV, encoded by the coding sequence ATGAAAATTTTAGTTATCAATGCAGGTAGCTCCTCATTAAAATATCAGTTAATCAATATGGAAGACCAGTCCGTTATGGCAAAAGGTCTTTGCGAAAGAATCGGCATTGACGGAAGACTGACTCACTCCAAAGGCGACCAGAAATTCCAGAAGGATTTAACCTTAAAAGACCACGGCGATGCTATCCAGGCAGTGCTTGATTCCTTAACCGACAAAGAAATGGGCGTTATCGCATCTATGGATGAAATCAACGCTGTTGGTCACCGTGTGGTACACGGCGGCGAAGCCTTCTCCGGTTCCGCTGTTATCACCGAAGCGGTAATGAACGCATTAAACGAATGTATCGAATTAGCTCCTCTGCACAATCCTCCCAACATCACCGGTATTGAAGCTTGTGCAAAAATTATGCCGAATGTTCCCCAGGTTGGCGTGTTTGATACCGCATTCCATCAGACCATGCCCAAAAAAGCATATCTGTATGCCCTGCCCTACAAATTCTATGAACAGTATAAAATCAGAAGATACGGTTTCCACGGTACCAGCCATAAATATGTTAGCATGAAAGCGGCTGAAATCTTAGGCAAACCCGCTGAAGAATTAAAAATCGTAACCTGTCATTTAGGTAACGGTTCTTCCATCTCTGCAGTTGACGGCGGTAAATCTGTGGACACCTCCATGGGCTTCACTCCCTTAGCAGGGATTTTAATGGGTACCCGTTCCGGTGACATTGACCCCGCAATCGTGGAATTTATTGCAAATAAAGAAAACTTAACTGCAAGCGAAGTTATCAGCATCTTAAATAAAGAATCCGGTGTAACCGGTGTGTCCGGCGTTTCTTCCGACTTCAGAGACTTGTCTGCAGCATCCGCTGAGGGTAACGAAAGAGCTACCGCAGCTTTAGATATGTTTGCATACGGTGTGCAGAAATATATCGGTACCTACGCTGCTGCTATGGGCGGTATTGACGCTGTGGTATTCACCGCAGGTATTGGTGAAAACGATGCAACCTTAAGAGAACAAATTACTGAAAACTTAGGCTTTATGGGCATCAAAATCAATAAAGACAAAAACGCTGTTCGCGGCACCGTGGATATCTCTGCTGATGATGCAACCGTGAAGACTTTAGTAATCCCCACCAACGAAGAATTGATGATTGCGTTGGAAACCGAAAAATTGGTATAA
- the pta gene encoding phosphate acetyltransferase: protein MAFIDRIKERARADKKKIVLPESMDRRTWEAAAQVLAEDIADIIIIGTPEEVQANSKGLDVSKATIINPFTYEKTEEYINLFVELRKSKGLTYEEAKKTALGDYMYYACLMVKAGDADGVVSGACHSTANTLRPSLQIIKTKPGVKLVSAFFLMVVPNCEYGANGTFIFADSGLEQNPDPEKLAAIAACSAESFELLCEQEAIVAMLSHSTKGSAKHADVDKVVEATRICKENNPNLKVDGELQLDAAIVPSVGSSKAPDSDVAGKANVLCFPDLDAGNIGYKLVQRLAKAEAYGPVTQGIAAPINDLSRGCSAEDIVGVIAITSVQAQAK from the coding sequence ATGGCATTTATTGACAGAATCAAAGAAAGAGCAAGAGCCGACAAAAAGAAAATCGTTCTGCCCGAATCTATGGACAGAAGAACCTGGGAAGCGGCTGCGCAGGTTTTGGCGGAAGATATTGCTGATATTATCATCATCGGTACTCCCGAAGAAGTACAAGCAAACAGCAAAGGATTAGATGTTTCCAAAGCAACCATCATTAACCCCTTCACCTATGAAAAAACCGAAGAATATATCAACTTATTCGTGGAATTAAGAAAATCCAAAGGATTAACCTACGAAGAAGCAAAGAAAACCGCTTTAGGCGACTATATGTACTACGCTTGCTTAATGGTAAAAGCAGGCGATGCAGACGGTGTGGTTTCGGGTGCTTGTCACTCCACTGCAAACACCTTACGTCCCAGCTTACAGATTATTAAAACCAAACCCGGCGTGAAGCTGGTTTCTGCATTCTTCTTGATGGTAGTTCCCAACTGTGAATACGGTGCAAACGGTACCTTCATTTTTGCAGACAGCGGTCTGGAACAGAATCCCGATCCCGAAAAATTAGCAGCTATCGCAGCTTGCTCTGCAGAATCTTTTGAACTCTTATGCGAACAGGAAGCAATCGTTGCAATGCTCTCCCACTCCACCAAAGGCAGTGCAAAACATGCTGATGTGGACAAGGTGGTGGAAGCAACCAGAATCTGTAAAGAAAATAACCCCAATTTAAAAGTAGACGGCGAACTGCAGTTAGACGCTGCAATCGTTCCCTCTGTTGGTTCCTCCAAAGCTCCCGACAGTGACGTAGCCGGCAAAGCAAACGTGCTCTGCTTCCCCGACTTAGATGCAGGTAACATCGGTTACAAACTGGTTCAGAGACTGGCAAAAGCTGAAGCATACGGCCCTGTTACCCAGGGTATTGCCGCTCCCATCAACGATTTATCCCGTGGCTGCAGTGCTGAAGATATCGTTGGCGTTATTGCTATCACCAGCGTTCAGGCGCAGGCGAAATAA
- a CDS encoding YicC family protein, which yields MSMSMTGYGRQKEIYKGYDITVELKSVNHRYFDANIRVPRGFNFLEEPVRKYLAERINRGKIDVYIHMNNVEEGDKVVTLNKNVAENYLNVLKQLADEYDMPFDVTATKMSRFPDIFEVEFKEHEAEEIFSVLEPVMEKAVNDFLTMRRTEGKRLADDMVSRIEKLRGMVARIEELLPQSVAEYEKKLRDKMEEYLNGATYDETRLMTEVAIFSDKVATFEETTRLQSHFEEFMGLVYQDKPVGKKLDFIIQEMNREINTTCSKCNSIEISKIGIDAKTEIEAIREQVQNVE from the coding sequence ATGTCTATGAGTATGACAGGCTACGGCCGTCAGAAAGAAATTTATAAAGGTTACGATATTACCGTGGAATTAAAATCGGTAAATCATCGTTATTTTGATGCCAATATCCGTGTTCCCAGAGGTTTTAATTTCTTAGAGGAGCCGGTTCGCAAATATTTAGCGGAACGAATCAACCGAGGCAAGATTGACGTGTATATCCACATGAACAATGTGGAAGAAGGTGACAAGGTTGTCACCTTAAACAAAAACGTTGCCGAAAACTACTTAAACGTGTTAAAGCAACTTGCCGACGAATACGATATGCCCTTTGATGTGACAGCGACTAAAATGTCCAGATTCCCCGATATTTTCGAGGTGGAATTCAAAGAACACGAAGCAGAAGAAATTTTCTCCGTGTTAGAACCTGTTATGGAAAAAGCGGTAAATGATTTTCTTACCATGAGAAGAACTGAGGGCAAACGCTTGGCGGACGATATGGTAAGCCGTATTGAAAAATTACGAGGTATGGTGGCAAGAATTGAAGAATTGCTTCCCCAGTCTGTGGCAGAATATGAAAAGAAGCTGCGGGATAAAATGGAAGAATACCTAAATGGTGCCACCTATGATGAAACAAGATTGATGACCGAGGTTGCCATCTTCTCCGATAAGGTTGCCACCTTTGAAGAAACCACAAGATTACAGAGCCATTTTGAAGAATTTATGGGTCTTGTGTATCAGGATAAGCCTGTGGGCAAAAAACTGGATTTTATTATTCAGGAAATGAACCGAGAAATCAACACCACCTGTTCCAAATGTAACTCCATTGAAATTTCTAAAATTGGTATTGATGCCAAAACAGAAATTGAAGCAATTCGTGAACAGGTACAGAACGTAGAATAA
- a CDS encoding DUF370 domain-containing protein, translating to MKLLNIGFGNAVSMDRIIAIISPDSAPVKRMISDAKERGILIDATYGRKTRTVVVTDSGHIILSGLQTDTITGRAEA from the coding sequence ATGAAACTGTTAAACATCGGCTTCGGCAATGCTGTCAGTATGGATCGCATCATCGCGATTATCAGTCCCGATTCGGCACCGGTAAAGCGTATGATTTCCGATGCTAAAGAACGCGGAATTTTAATTGATGCTACCTATGGCAGAAAAACCAGAACCGTGGTGGTGACCGACAGCGGTCATATTATTCTTTCAGGTTTACAGACCGACACCATCACCGGCAGAGCAGAAGCATAA
- a CDS encoding guanylate kinase, whose product MNMAKRGTLMVVSGPAGVGKGTVVKRACELAEGKIHLSISATTRAPRPIDCEGVTYYFKTKEEFREMIANNQVLEWAEYVGNYYGTPRKPVEDALSRGLDVILEIEVQGAMQIKKNFPDAVLTFIAPPSYEELENRLRGRGTETEEQILSRLETAKGELALMGDYDYIIVNDEIEQASRDILTVLRADKLTKNSYFKNE is encoded by the coding sequence ATGAATATGGCAAAAAGAGGCACATTGATGGTGGTTTCCGGTCCGGCAGGGGTTGGAAAGGGCACTGTGGTAAAACGTGCTTGTGAACTGGCGGAGGGGAAGATTCACCTGTCTATCTCCGCAACCACAAGAGCACCTCGTCCCATTGATTGTGAGGGCGTCACCTATTATTTTAAAACCAAAGAAGAATTCCGGGAAATGATTGCAAACAATCAGGTCTTAGAATGGGCAGAATATGTTGGCAATTATTACGGTACTCCCAGAAAACCTGTGGAAGATGCCTTATCCCGTGGGTTGGATGTGATTTTAGAAATCGAAGTGCAGGGAGCAATGCAGATCAAAAAGAATTTTCCTGATGCGGTGCTCACCTTTATTGCACCTCCAAGCTACGAGGAATTAGAAAATCGTTTAAGAGGTCGCGGTACCGAAACAGAAGAACAGATTTTATCCCGTTTAGAAACGGCAAAGGGCGAACTTGCTTTAATGGGTGATTATGATTATATCATCGTCAATGATGAAATCGAGCAGGCAAGCCGTGATATTTTAACTGTGCTTCGTGCCGATAAATTAACTAAAAATTCCTATTTTAAGAATGAGTAA
- the rpoZ gene encoding DNA-directed RNA polymerase subunit omega, with translation MIMLQPAIGNLMEKAGSRYALVIAVAKRARDLSEQEEIRTSSAKPVSMAVKEIADGDIEVINN, from the coding sequence ATTATTATGTTACAACCCGCAATCGGAAACTTAATGGAAAAAGCAGGCAGCAGATATGCATTGGTTATCGCTGTGGCAAAAAGAGCAAGAGATTTAAGTGAACAGGAAGAAATTCGTACTTCCTCTGCAAAACCTGTTTCTATGGCAGTGAAAGAAATTGCAGACGGCGATATCGAAGTGATTAACAACTAA
- the priA gene encoding primosomal protein N', with protein MNQILCAKIAVSNLNFSVDKEFSYLIPAPLSHLVAEGVRVVVPFGRANKKREGIVTQLFYDEGAIPLKSVMEVIDYEPVIDEKGMELARYIAKRYYATLYDSVSLLLPPGSNLKFSEYVRLLDDSMEDVEDDNGLRGKLIDYLVSKRVPVALEELENAFSNRGIKKVVTALAKLGKVELYEESKQAHQQKSIQIATLLLGEHELYDYMEIYLKKAAAQRRVLEMLLDNGRMPVVDLVAFSGASRTSITALEKKGVIEITEEIVEQDPFAQEKQIVAEKAQLNDEQTHVVNTVLSERKKEGYHEFLLKGVTGSGKTEVYLALVEQVMSEGKQAIILVPEIALTPQIRSRFFRRFGDRVAVLHSALSISERKDQWNKIKSGRVSVAVGARSAVFAPFPQLDLIILDEEHETTYKSEHSPRYQAKDVARFLMNQRGGTLLLASATPAVEDYYRTQQGKATLLTLTKRYQQRSLPQVEIVDMREELKNGNYSVLSESLKKRLLEVKEKGEKAIILLNRRGYSTFVSCRDCGYVVKCKKCDVALTYHSIEGKLKCHYCGYTADAETVCPECHSTSVRYFGSGTQKLEEEIYSMFSDTQVIRMDNDTTTTKMSHERLLRQFAKPGCSILLGTQMIAKGLDFKEVSLVGVIAADSSLFVGGYNGAEKTFSLITQVCGRAGRGEIPGYAVVQTYHPEHYAILAAKSQDYDGFYKNEIIFRKNVKYPPYSEIVNVIFTGDDEKKIFEMADGIKQIMTEKVDFYEERKHYIAMYGPTPCGISKIRNQYRYHILIKCTGASAIETSFSESVKALILANKKNDVNVQVDVNPVNFL; from the coding sequence ATGAATCAAATTTTGTGCGCTAAAATAGCGGTTTCCAATTTGAATTTCTCTGTGGATAAGGAATTTTCCTATCTGATTCCCGCACCCCTTTCTCATTTGGTGGCAGAAGGAGTTCGTGTGGTGGTTCCGTTCGGCAGAGCCAATAAGAAACGTGAAGGTATCGTTACCCAACTGTTTTACGATGAGGGTGCGATACCTTTAAAGTCTGTTATGGAAGTCATTGATTATGAGCCCGTTATTGACGAAAAAGGGATGGAATTAGCCCGCTATATCGCTAAGCGCTACTATGCCACGTTGTATGATTCTGTCAGTCTGTTGTTGCCTCCGGGTTCCAACTTAAAATTTTCGGAATATGTCCGTTTGTTGGACGATTCCATGGAAGATGTAGAGGACGATAATGGTCTTCGGGGCAAACTAATTGACTATTTAGTATCCAAACGGGTTCCTGTGGCATTGGAAGAGCTGGAAAACGCATTTTCCAACCGTGGCATCAAAAAAGTGGTTACCGCTTTAGCCAAATTGGGTAAAGTGGAGCTTTACGAGGAATCCAAACAGGCTCATCAACAAAAAAGTATTCAAATTGCAACCTTGCTCTTAGGGGAGCACGAGTTGTATGACTATATGGAGATTTATCTCAAAAAAGCGGCAGCTCAAAGAAGAGTGCTGGAAATGTTATTGGACAACGGCAGAATGCCCGTGGTGGATTTGGTGGCATTTTCGGGAGCAAGCCGCACTTCCATTACTGCTTTGGAGAAAAAGGGTGTCATTGAAATTACCGAGGAAATTGTGGAGCAGGACCCCTTTGCCCAAGAAAAGCAGATTGTTGCCGAAAAGGCACAGCTAAACGATGAACAAACCCACGTGGTAAATACCGTTCTTTCGGAAAGAAAGAAAGAAGGGTACCACGAATTTCTCTTAAAAGGGGTCACAGGTTCCGGTAAAACCGAGGTTTATCTTGCTTTGGTGGAACAGGTGATGAGTGAGGGCAAACAGGCGATTATCTTAGTGCCTGAAATTGCGCTAACGCCTCAGATTCGCAGTCGGTTTTTCCGTCGATTCGGGGATCGGGTGGCCGTGCTTCATTCCGCCCTTTCCATTTCGGAGAGAAAAGACCAGTGGAACAAAATCAAAAGCGGTCGTGTTTCGGTGGCGGTTGGGGCAAGAAGTGCCGTGTTTGCACCCTTTCCCCAATTGGATTTGATTATTTTGGATGAAGAACACGAAACTACCTACAAATCTGAACATTCCCCACGTTATCAGGCGAAGGATGTGGCTCGGTTTTTAATGAATCAACGCGGCGGCACCTTACTGCTAGCATCTGCAACACCTGCCGTGGAAGATTACTACCGCACCCAGCAGGGCAAAGCTACGCTTTTGACCTTAACAAAACGGTATCAGCAACGCTCTTTACCACAGGTGGAAATTGTGGATATGAGAGAGGAGCTGAAAAATGGTAACTACTCAGTGTTATCCGAAAGTCTCAAAAAGAGGCTGTTAGAAGTGAAAGAAAAAGGAGAAAAAGCCATCATCTTATTAAATCGACGTGGCTATTCCACCTTTGTCAGCTGTCGGGATTGCGGATATGTGGTGAAATGTAAAAAATGTGATGTGGCACTCACCTATCACAGTATTGAAGGAAAACTAAAGTGTCACTACTGTGGTTACACCGCGGATGCCGAAACTGTTTGTCCCGAATGTCACAGCACTTCGGTGCGATATTTTGGTAGCGGTACCCAAAAACTGGAAGAAGAAATTTATTCCATGTTTTCCGATACCCAGGTCATCCGTATGGACAATGATACCACCACCACCAAAATGTCCCACGAAAGACTGCTGCGTCAGTTTGCGAAGCCCGGTTGTTCCATTTTGCTTGGCACTCAGATGATTGCAAAAGGGCTGGATTTCAAAGAGGTATCTTTGGTAGGGGTAATCGCCGCAGATAGTTCTTTGTTTGTGGGTGGCTATAACGGTGCCGAAAAAACATTTTCCCTAATTACTCAGGTTTGCGGCAGAGCAGGGCGTGGAGAGATTCCCGGTTATGCGGTGGTGCAGACCTATCATCCCGAGCATTATGCCATCTTGGCGGCAAAATCTCAGGACTATGACGGTTTTTATAAAAATGAAATTATCTTTCGTAAAAACGTGAAATATCCCCCTTATTCTGAAATCGTCAATGTGATTTTCACAGGAGACGACGAAAAGAAAATCTTTGAAATGGCAGACGGTATCAAGCAGATTATGACCGAAAAGGTGGATTTTTACGAAGAACGAAAACACTATATAGCAATGTACGGGCCCACTCCTTGCGGAATTTCCAAAATCCGCAATCAGTACCGTTACCATATTTTAATTAAATGTACAGGCGCATCTGCCATTGAAACGTCTTTTTCCGAATCTGTAAAAGCTTTAATTTTAGCAAATAAGAAAAATGATGTGAATGTGCAGGTGGATGTAAATCCCGTTAACTTCTTATGA
- the def gene encoding peptide deformylase, translating into MAIRNIVPDTDEVMHKKCRPVEKIDDKIITLLDDMIDTLSKAEGVGLAAPQVGVLKRIFVIDTMEDPQEFIEFINPEIIETSGTQEGSEGCLSIPGFEGHLIRPMYVKVKALNRYGEEFIFEGEELMARCCCHENDHLDGKTIRDTCEYEVFHEDEE; encoded by the coding sequence ATGGCAATCAGAAATATCGTGCCGGATACCGATGAGGTAATGCACAAAAAGTGCCGTCCGGTGGAAAAAATTGATGATAAAATTATCACCTTGTTGGATGATATGATTGATACGTTAAGTAAAGCAGAAGGGGTAGGTCTTGCAGCACCTCAGGTGGGTGTGTTGAAGCGAATTTTCGTGATTGACACTATGGAAGACCCCCAGGAATTTATTGAATTTATCAATCCTGAAATTATTGAAACTTCCGGAACTCAGGAAGGCAGTGAAGGATGCTTAAGTATTCCCGGCTTTGAGGGACATCTGATTCGTCCCATGTATGTGAAAGTGAAAGCGTTAAACCGTTATGGTGAAGAGTTCATTTTCGAAGGGGAAGAACTGATGGCACGCTGCTGCTGTCACGAAAATGACCATTTGGACGGCAAAACCATTCGTGACACCTGCGAATACGAAGTCTTCCACGAAGACGAAGAATAA
- a CDS encoding methionyl-tRNA formyltransferase, producing MRSDHMRIMFMGTPDFAAYSLEKIIESGADVCSVVTRADAKKDRGQKIKFSPVKEVALAHNISVYQPLNLKEENFKEILENENPDLIVVVAYGRILPPYVLEYPKFGCINVHASLLPKYRGSAPIQYAVAMGESESGVTIMQMNEGLDTGDMLTKCVVPITDTETGGSLHDKLMVAGAELLLNTIPQLGTLAGEVQDDSLSTYAPPIKKEETIISFEWDAKDIVNKIRGFYPFPGTSFIHNEKAYKIHGAELFSQEDKQPYGSILEFSKNRLLISAKNGVINITALQPPGKKMMKIADFYNGNRDSF from the coding sequence ATGAGAAGTGATCATATGCGTATAATGTTTATGGGTACGCCTGATTTTGCGGCGTACAGTTTAGAAAAAATAATCGAAAGTGGAGCTGACGTTTGTTCGGTGGTAACCCGTGCAGATGCCAAAAAAGACCGTGGCCAGAAAATTAAATTTTCACCTGTAAAGGAAGTTGCTTTAGCGCATAATATTTCTGTGTATCAGCCCTTGAATTTAAAAGAAGAAAATTTTAAAGAAATTTTAGAAAATGAAAATCCCGATTTGATTGTGGTGGTGGCATACGGCAGAATTTTGCCTCCCTATGTTTTGGAATATCCAAAATTCGGTTGTATCAATGTGCACGCTTCCTTGCTTCCCAAATATCGCGGTTCTGCACCTATTCAGTATGCGGTTGCCATGGGAGAGAGCGAAAGTGGTGTTACCATTATGCAGATGAATGAGGGGCTAGACACCGGCGATATGCTCACAAAATGCGTGGTTCCCATTACCGATACCGAAACCGGCGGAAGCCTTCACGACAAACTGATGGTGGCAGGTGCTGAACTTTTGCTTAATACCATCCCCCAACTTGGAACTTTGGCGGGAGAAGTGCAGGACGATTCCTTATCCACCTATGCACCACCCATTAAAAAGGAGGAAACTATCATATCCTTTGAATGGGATGCCAAAGATATTGTGAATAAAATTCGTGGCTTTTATCCTTTTCCCGGAACCAGCTTTATTCACAATGAGAAAGCTTATAAAATTCATGGTGCTGAGCTGTTTTCACAGGAAGATAAACAGCCTTACGGTAGCATTCTGGAGTTTTCCAAAAACCGCCTGTTAATCTCTGCGAAAAACGGTGTGATTAACATTACGGCATTGCAGCCGCCGGGCAAAAAAATGATGAAGATTGCAGATTTTTACAACGGAAATCGGGATAGTTTTTAG